A genomic segment from Ruficoccus amylovorans encodes:
- a CDS encoding helix-turn-helix domain-containing protein — protein sequence MSSIGGVSNDTQTRIEAKLDHLSRQVATLSELVSSQHTPATKCTLMVEELAERWSLCPEAVRRLVRDKQLRSLRDFRPYRFTLKEVLDFENNDAPRMRGLGSKRKGGRK from the coding sequence ATGTCCTCCATAGGGGGCGTGAGCAACGACACACAAACCCGAATCGAGGCCAAGCTCGATCATCTGAGCCGTCAGGTGGCCACCCTGAGCGAGCTTGTCTCTTCCCAACACACCCCGGCAACCAAATGCACCCTCATGGTGGAGGAACTGGCCGAGCGCTGGAGCCTGTGCCCGGAGGCCGTCCGCCGCCTGGTGCGTGACAAGCAGTTACGCTCCCTGCGCGATTTTCGGCCCTACCGCTTCACGCTGAAGGAGGTGCTGGATTTCGAGAACAATGACGCGCCCCGGATGCGGGGGCTCGGCTCAAAACGGAAAGGGGGCCGTAAGTGA
- a CDS encoding helix-turn-helix domain-containing protein produces MKSKNRLRAVKLVNALIGQVRASEGRNITGKEIAERIGVQAATISRWVNGKTSLDQIEYLLTLLESVPPERWQSELRSALSSKSRKK; encoded by the coding sequence ATGAAAAGCAAAAATCGATTACGTGCGGTCAAGCTGGTCAACGCACTGATCGGTCAGGTACGAGCGTCGGAAGGTCGCAACATTACAGGCAAAGAAATCGCCGAAAGAATCGGAGTTCAGGCTGCGACAATATCCCGTTGGGTGAACGGGAAAACATCGTTAGATCAAATCGAGTATCTGCTAACACTACTCGAAAGTGTCCCTCCTGAGAGGTGGCAGAGCGAACTTAGAAGTGCGCTATCAAGCAAATCTCGTAAAAAGTAA
- a CDS encoding AAA family ATPase — protein sequence MPKNTATGLPLISGKVEKPQRVVIYGPEGIGKSTLAAAFPEPVFLDTEGGTIHLNVTRFAQPENWEDILALVAQLGQSAHSFHTLVIDTVDWLERLLIEHICRKAHKDGIEDFGYGKGYTYLSEEFSRFLQSLEGLRGQGMHLVMVAHSTIRKFEQPDAGGAYDRYELKLSKQCAPLLKEWCDLLLFVNYFTKVTETDGRKKAVGGKERRIYTAHCAAFDAKNRHGLDDVLPMEFAAIAHVFPATSQQPATQPPASLPAKSEEPAKSTPADTGKPATGQQIKNIQALWKTLGYGQEQMAKLFQWLDAEVLAGAESWDDLTMEQAARAIGFLSKKASDGGAS from the coding sequence ATGCCAAAGAATACTGCAACGGGCCTGCCGCTCATTTCCGGCAAGGTCGAAAAACCTCAGCGGGTCGTCATCTACGGCCCCGAAGGCATCGGCAAGAGCACGCTCGCCGCTGCCTTCCCTGAACCGGTCTTCCTCGACACCGAAGGCGGCACCATCCACCTGAACGTCACCCGGTTTGCCCAGCCCGAGAATTGGGAGGATATCCTGGCCCTCGTCGCCCAACTGGGGCAGAGCGCCCACAGCTTCCACACACTGGTTATCGACACGGTGGACTGGCTGGAACGCCTGCTCATCGAGCATATCTGCCGCAAAGCCCACAAGGACGGAATCGAGGACTTCGGGTATGGCAAGGGGTACACTTACCTCTCAGAGGAGTTCTCGCGCTTCTTGCAGTCGCTCGAAGGGCTCCGTGGCCAGGGGATGCACCTGGTCATGGTGGCGCACTCCACCATCCGCAAGTTTGAGCAGCCCGATGCTGGCGGGGCCTACGACCGCTACGAATTAAAGCTCTCCAAGCAATGCGCCCCGCTGCTCAAGGAATGGTGCGACCTGCTTTTGTTCGTGAACTATTTCACGAAGGTGACGGAAACCGATGGCCGAAAAAAGGCGGTCGGGGGGAAGGAACGCCGGATCTACACCGCTCATTGCGCGGCCTTCGACGCGAAGAACCGCCACGGCCTCGACGATGTGCTCCCGATGGAGTTCGCGGCCATCGCTCATGTCTTCCCGGCCACGAGTCAGCAACCTGCCACCCAGCCGCCCGCATCGTTGCCTGCGAAATCTGAGGAACCTGCGAAATCAACGCCCGCTGACACTGGCAAGCCCGCCACCGGCCAGCAGATCAAGAACATCCAGGCCCTTTGGAAGACACTCGGCTACGGGCAGGAACAGATGGCGAAGCTCTTCCAGTGGCTCGATGCCGAGGTCCTGGCCGGTGCGGAAAGCTGGGACGATCTCACCATGGAACAGGCCGCCCGGGCCATCGGTTTCCTCAGCAAGAAGGCTTCGGACGGGGGGGCGTCATGA
- a CDS encoding DEAD/DEAH box helicase — protein sequence MSRFDLRPYQQEFLSAVRRDFREHDHILGVAATGAGKTILASDLMRDWKGNCLFLADAQELVRQNAEKYFGYAGEFAGIEMADSKALVGDRVVVATTQSICRRLDKWPRDYFGLVIVDEAHRNTLGAMAAQVLLHFDSAKVLGVTATPFRSDRRQLGSFYEKISVEIGLARLIKEGWLSRIVIKSVPLPVDLSQVRTTAGDYNEGDLGDVIQPHLRQAARLIAEHAHGRRTVAFLPLIASSKAFADACREEGIRAVHVDGNDREGLRAYERGEYDLVSNASLLTTGWDHPQTDCVFILRPTKSLSLFQQMVGRGTRIAEGKENLLLLDPLFLTDDHSLIRPARLIARSEAETTELSERLSGGGEVDLLEAEEDVEEVRQSHLEERLVKAASRKARTIDAIEFCLSLKAVELADYEPELPWEGKPPSDRQLITLAKAGFDTDCVSCRGHASKILDLLFMRREHGLATPKQLNWLRKFNYPEPELATFEEAQVFLDEHFNWKAM from the coding sequence ATGTCCCGTTTTGACCTTCGCCCCTACCAGCAGGAGTTCCTGTCGGCGGTGCGCCGCGATTTCCGGGAGCATGACCACATCCTTGGCGTCGCCGCCACCGGCGCGGGAAAGACCATTCTCGCCTCGGACCTGATGCGCGACTGGAAGGGCAACTGCCTGTTTCTGGCCGACGCGCAGGAGCTGGTCCGCCAAAACGCCGAGAAGTATTTCGGGTACGCCGGGGAATTTGCCGGAATCGAAATGGCCGACTCAAAAGCCCTTGTCGGGGATCGGGTGGTGGTCGCTACCACCCAGAGCATCTGCCGCAGGCTGGACAAGTGGCCACGGGATTACTTCGGCCTGGTTATCGTTGATGAAGCCCATCGCAACACGCTTGGGGCGATGGCGGCGCAGGTGCTTCTGCACTTCGACTCTGCCAAAGTGCTCGGGGTGACGGCCACCCCGTTCCGCTCCGACCGCCGCCAACTCGGCAGCTTCTACGAAAAGATTTCCGTCGAGATCGGGCTGGCCCGCCTCATCAAGGAAGGCTGGCTTTCGCGCATCGTCATCAAAAGCGTGCCACTGCCGGTGGACTTGTCGCAGGTGCGCACCACGGCGGGTGATTACAACGAGGGCGACCTGGGCGATGTGATCCAGCCGCACCTGCGTCAGGCGGCGCGGCTGATTGCCGAACATGCTCATGGGCGTCGCACCGTGGCCTTCCTGCCCCTGATTGCCAGCAGCAAGGCCTTTGCCGATGCTTGCCGTGAGGAAGGCATCCGCGCCGTCCATGTGGACGGCAACGACCGTGAGGGCCTGCGGGCTTACGAGCGGGGCGAGTATGACCTTGTGTCCAATGCCTCTCTTTTAACGACTGGCTGGGACCATCCGCAGACCGATTGCGTCTTCATCCTGCGCCCCACGAAAAGCCTGTCCCTGTTTCAGCAGATGGTGGGGCGCGGCACACGCATTGCCGAGGGGAAGGAAAACCTGCTCTTGCTGGACCCCTTGTTCCTGACCGACGATCATTCCCTCATCCGTCCGGCCCGTTTGATTGCCCGTTCGGAAGCGGAGACGACCGAATTGAGCGAACGCCTCTCCGGCGGCGGCGAAGTCGATTTGCTGGAAGCCGAGGAAGATGTAGAGGAAGTGCGCCAGTCGCATCTGGAGGAACGCCTCGTGAAGGCCGCTAGCCGGAAGGCCCGCACTATCGACGCCATCGAGTTTTGTCTCAGCCTCAAGGCGGTGGAGTTGGCCGATTACGAGCCGGAACTGCCCTGGGAGGGCAAGCCACCCAGCGACCGTCAGTTGATCACGCTGGCCAAGGCCGGGTTCGACACCGACTGCGTGAGCTGCCGGGGACACGCCTCGAAGATCCTCGACCTGCTGTTCATGCGCCGGGAGCACGGATTGGCCACCCCCAAGCAACTGAACTGGCTACGGAAGTTCAACTACCCCGAGCCGGAACTGGCCACCTTCGAGGAGGCGCAGGTTTTCCTCGACGAACACTTTAACTGGAAGGCGATGTAA
- a CDS encoding site-specific integrase, translating to MKTRFFGSERERDRFIRTFSRQLAEHGTDVFSIDKARVRRWQEADELTGLADPVEMAQLWVRVQGRPRQRTLHEGVVAYLEHLRLAGRTSEYIAHAQKSLYRFAAQYGGHGLDAITAEQISGYLGQLPFQPITLRHERSYLASAFKWFYRQEWIARSPGDAVAVPAVVGEEPGILTVEETERLLRASEGVDPAICGLLALGAFAGMRSSAIERVRWEEIDFANRGILIPADKAKKRRRHYIEGLPDNLWTWLERTPKAAFRLTPRQIAKAREQAYERAGLLVSRATARKQGVSAKFPPKNCLRHSFVSYHVALYQDPGKTALLVSHRNQDILWRHYLGVAHRQAAERYFSIMPV from the coding sequence ATGAAAACGCGTTTTTTCGGCTCGGAGCGGGAGCGGGACCGCTTCATCCGGACGTTTTCCCGGCAATTGGCTGAGCACGGTACGGATGTGTTCTCGATCGACAAGGCGCGGGTTCGGCGCTGGCAGGAGGCTGACGAGTTGACCGGCTTGGCGGACCCGGTGGAGATGGCCCAGTTGTGGGTCCGGGTGCAGGGGAGGCCTCGGCAGCGTACCCTCCATGAAGGCGTTGTCGCTTATCTGGAGCACTTGCGGTTGGCCGGACGCACGTCGGAATACATCGCTCACGCACAAAAGTCCCTCTACCGTTTCGCCGCCCAGTACGGTGGTCACGGACTGGACGCCATCACCGCCGAGCAAATCAGCGGGTATTTGGGGCAATTGCCGTTCCAGCCGATCACCCTCCGGCACGAGCGCAGCTATCTGGCGTCAGCCTTTAAGTGGTTTTATCGGCAGGAATGGATTGCCCGCAGCCCCGGGGATGCGGTGGCGGTGCCTGCTGTTGTCGGCGAGGAGCCGGGTATCTTGACGGTGGAGGAGACCGAACGCCTCCTGCGGGCCAGTGAGGGCGTTGATCCGGCCATTTGCGGTCTCTTGGCCCTCGGGGCCTTCGCGGGGATGCGTTCCTCGGCCATTGAGCGTGTGCGCTGGGAGGAAATCGACTTTGCCAACCGGGGCATCCTGATCCCGGCCGACAAGGCCAAGAAGCGCCGCCGTCATTACATTGAGGGCTTGCCCGACAACCTGTGGACCTGGCTGGAACGCACCCCGAAGGCGGCTTTTAGGCTGACACCCCGGCAGATCGCCAAAGCGCGTGAACAGGCCTACGAGAGGGCAGGGCTCCTCGTTTCCCGAGCCACCGCCCGCAAACAGGGCGTCTCGGCGAAGTTCCCTCCGAAAAACTGCCTGCGCCACAGCTTCGTCAGCTACCATGTCGCCCTTTACCAGGACCCGGGTAAGACGGCCTTGCTGGTCAGCCACCGCAATCAGGACATCCTCTGGCGGCATTACCTGGGGGTGGCCCACCGGCAGGCAGCCGAGCGGTATTTCTCGATTATGCCGGTTTGA
- a CDS encoding DUF669 domain-containing protein, producing the protein MKYTSQNADNLPRFVPNGDYLVTVIEASETLSKAGDDMIKLKLEVEGHGVHLYDYLVATEASFWKIDTFRKAIGDRVVEGEEVELAAAALEGRQGHARLRIEEYQGKKSNKVELWITDRVPTATLKATPPATAQAQPEVDDDVPF; encoded by the coding sequence ATGAAATACACCTCTCAAAACGCAGACAATCTGCCCCGCTTCGTGCCCAACGGCGATTATCTTGTCACTGTGATCGAGGCTTCTGAGACCCTCTCGAAAGCCGGTGACGACATGATCAAGCTCAAGCTTGAGGTCGAGGGGCATGGCGTCCACCTCTACGACTACCTCGTCGCCACCGAAGCGAGCTTTTGGAAGATCGACACCTTCCGCAAAGCCATCGGCGATCGGGTGGTTGAGGGCGAGGAAGTCGAACTCGCCGCCGCCGCTCTCGAAGGGCGTCAGGGCCATGCCCGGCTCCGCATCGAAGAGTACCAGGGTAAAAAGAGCAACAAGGTGGAACTGTGGATCACGGACCGTGTGCCGACTGCCACCCTCAAGGCAACCCCGCCCGCTACCGCGCAGGCACAACCGGAGGTTGACGACGATGTCCCGTTTTGA
- a CDS encoding VRR-NUC domain-containing protein has translation MNRRNEEHRLQVALFKWAKYASARHPGLKLMFAIPNGGARDAITGAMLKAEGVKAGVPDIFLPLSAGGFHGLFIELKTARGHPTPEQREWLMRLRHRGYATVLCRGLDEALDTITRYLGGQLSPENTGYDRNFNNQ, from the coding sequence GTGAACCGCCGCAACGAGGAACACCGGCTCCAGGTGGCTCTGTTCAAGTGGGCGAAGTACGCCAGCGCCCGGCATCCCGGCCTGAAACTGATGTTCGCCATCCCCAATGGCGGGGCCCGTGACGCCATCACCGGGGCCATGCTGAAGGCCGAAGGCGTCAAGGCGGGCGTCCCGGACATTTTCCTGCCGCTGTCGGCGGGCGGCTTTCACGGCCTGTTCATCGAGCTGAAGACGGCTCGGGGCCACCCCACACCCGAACAGCGCGAATGGCTGATGCGCCTGCGCCATCGCGGTTACGCCACCGTCCTGTGCCGGGGCCTCGATGAGGCACTTGACACCATCACCCGGTATCTGGGCGGCCAGTTGTCGCCCGAGAACACCGGATACGACCGGAACTTTAACAACCAGTAA
- a CDS encoding ATP-binding protein — protein sequence MDQDYLNLNVKPHLIEDLGVNLYTSLSKALVEFVANSHDADATYAKIYMDSNQILEGRKVARKKWELKNAESKNGDVRNSLERASLDESIKIVIEDDGHGMTRQELQEKFLEIGRRRRGNDLAQRSPGKRVIMGRKGLGKLAGFGIAHKMTVASKSKKDNCAREIVLDYEQMLSADSTGDIRIPIRTLDNQEWAGGDSGTIITLNNLTFSGTTGAQSAAINTVAEYFRMVDVNDFSIWKKDRNSEDLVEAGKRDYVYGFPERDNENDDFEEMVSLEVELGDEKKYTIKYRIRFTPPKGQLRENERGIRIYAHGRLAAAPSLFEVKSSANGYQYTSYMDGVCIADFIDEQPIDYIATDRQGLRWETQFLKPLHSVLQTQILNALNEFAKSRDESAAREVRKDLFTKETIDSANLPKHRETLAYKIAVILAKATGERTQAKYYKQALPLVVKGLGKGDILDTISSLAALELPDLSPVVKEITELTKQEFGDFLSFAQGRIDGIVALKKICKAQDFKKSKKEKELQKLFEDNPWLIDPTFFQFMSADQRQDLVNQKLAQSLKIGDYVEAGYDPDSDDEVKDGGENRRPDLVFLLNNDSLKRIVIVELKAPNVSLNHDHLMQLKDYIRMSRTWLKAHKSESSYNVTGMLIGCRNPESKALKIQRLQQEEEDRTDGADWVVYDIFDVLERSENAHRELVDIYSKAESADDSE from the coding sequence ATGGATCAAGACTATCTCAATCTTAACGTAAAACCCCACTTGATTGAAGATTTGGGTGTAAATCTGTACACAAGCCTATCCAAAGCCCTCGTAGAATTTGTAGCTAATTCACACGATGCAGACGCAACATATGCAAAGATCTACATGGACTCAAACCAAATCCTGGAAGGTCGAAAAGTTGCTCGGAAGAAGTGGGAACTCAAAAACGCGGAGTCAAAAAACGGGGATGTTAGAAACTCCTTAGAACGAGCAAGCTTGGACGAATCCATAAAGATAGTGATCGAAGATGATGGCCATGGCATGACACGACAAGAATTACAGGAAAAATTTCTAGAAATAGGCCGTAGGCGAAGGGGAAATGATTTGGCTCAGAGATCACCAGGCAAACGTGTTATTATGGGACGGAAGGGTCTTGGTAAGCTAGCCGGATTTGGGATTGCTCATAAGATGACCGTCGCATCTAAGTCAAAGAAGGACAATTGCGCGCGTGAGATAGTCCTTGACTATGAACAAATGCTATCAGCCGACTCAACTGGTGACATACGTATTCCGATACGCACTCTAGATAATCAAGAATGGGCAGGGGGGGATTCAGGAACAATCATCACCTTAAACAACTTAACATTTTCCGGGACTACTGGCGCTCAGAGTGCTGCCATCAATACTGTTGCTGAGTATTTCAGGATGGTTGATGTTAACGATTTCTCCATATGGAAGAAGGATAGAAATTCTGAAGATTTAGTCGAAGCAGGAAAGAGGGATTATGTCTATGGGTTTCCCGAACGAGATAATGAGAATGACGACTTTGAAGAAATGGTTTCCTTGGAAGTCGAGCTTGGTGACGAGAAAAAATATACGATCAAATACAGGATACGCTTTACTCCACCGAAAGGGCAACTCCGGGAAAACGAACGCGGCATAAGAATCTATGCCCATGGTAGATTAGCTGCCGCTCCGTCATTGTTTGAAGTAAAAAGCAGTGCCAATGGGTATCAATACACAAGCTACATGGACGGAGTTTGTATCGCCGACTTTATCGACGAACAGCCGATTGATTATATAGCAACCGACAGGCAAGGATTACGATGGGAAACTCAGTTTTTAAAGCCCCTCCATTCTGTATTACAAACACAAATTCTCAATGCATTGAACGAGTTTGCCAAGAGCCGTGACGAATCCGCCGCCAGAGAAGTCCGAAAGGATTTGTTCACAAAAGAAACGATAGATTCTGCGAATTTACCAAAGCATCGAGAAACTTTAGCCTACAAGATTGCTGTAATATTAGCTAAAGCGACTGGTGAAAGGACACAAGCTAAGTATTACAAGCAGGCCCTGCCATTGGTAGTTAAAGGCCTCGGAAAGGGGGACATTCTTGACACAATCTCAAGTTTGGCGGCACTCGAATTACCCGACCTATCTCCCGTGGTGAAGGAAATCACTGAGCTGACAAAACAAGAATTCGGGGATTTTCTTTCGTTTGCACAGGGGCGTATAGATGGGATTGTCGCCCTGAAAAAAATCTGCAAGGCTCAGGACTTCAAAAAGTCAAAGAAAGAAAAAGAGCTTCAAAAATTATTTGAGGATAATCCATGGCTAATTGATCCGACGTTTTTCCAGTTTATGTCAGCCGACCAACGTCAAGACTTGGTTAACCAAAAGTTGGCTCAGTCCCTGAAAATAGGCGATTACGTTGAAGCAGGATACGATCCGGATTCAGATGACGAAGTAAAAGACGGCGGCGAAAACCGGAGGCCCGATTTAGTGTTCCTTCTCAATAATGACTCATTAAAAAGAATAGTCATAGTTGAGTTAAAAGCTCCTAATGTAAGCTTAAATCACGACCATCTGATGCAACTTAAAGATTATATCAGAATGAGCAGAACCTGGCTAAAAGCTCACAAGTCAGAAAGTAGCTATAACGTAACTGGCATGCTAATTGGTTGCAGAAACCCCGAGTCCAAAGCACTTAAGATACAACGACTCCAACAGGAAGAAGAAGATCGCACGGACGGGGCCGACTGGGTGGTTTACGATATTTTTGACGTGTTGGAACGATCAGAAAATGCGCACCGAGAACTCGTCGACATATACAGCAAAGCCGAGAGTGCCGATGACTCTGAATAG